In Kiloniellales bacterium, the DNA window CCACTTCGACCGCAGCCTGCGCAGCCGCAACGCCGAATGGGGCGTCCGCGCGCTCGAGGATATCGCCGCGGCTGCGCGCGATGCCGGGCTCGCCCTGGACGAGACGATCGACATGCCGGCCAACAACCTCTCCGTGGTCTTCCGCCGGCGCCAGGCTTGACGGGCGGCCTCAGGTCTCGGTCAGGCGGTCCAGCGCCCGGCGGTCCTTCTTGGTCGGGCGGCCGCTTCCCGAGGCGCGGCGCGGCGCGGTATCGGGCGGCAGGCGGTTCGCCGCGCTCGGCGGCTTGAGGTCCTCGTAGAGCGCCTGGGCCTCGGGCGCGGGCCCGCGGCGCGTGGCCAGCGCCAGAACCTTTACCACGCGGATGTGGCGGCCCTGGGGAAAGGTCAGCACATCCCCGACCCGGATCTGGGCGTGGGCCTTGGTCACCGGGGCGCCGCCGAGCCGCAGCTGGCCGCCGCCGCAGACCTTGGCGGCCAGGCTCCGGCTCTTGAAGAAGCGGGCGTACCAGAGCCACTTGTCGACGCGCAGCCCGGCCTCGCTCACGGCGTCACCTTGAGGTCGCGCAGCTTGGCGAAGGGCGAGTCCTCGGAACCGCGGGCGGGCCGGGCCTTGGCGCGCCGGCGCGCACGGCGCGGCTTCTTCGAGTCCTTGCCGGTCCGGCGCGGCGCGAAGCTCGGCCCCGCCTCGCCCTGCTCGGCGCGATAGCCCAGCGCATGGAGGGCACAGGCGAGTGCCGGCTCGGAACTGCCGACGAGACGCAGCAACGCCGTGGTCGCGGTGAAACTTCCCTGGCGCGAAAGCTTCCGGGCCTCGCCGGCCAGGCGCTCGACGGCGTCGATACGCAGGGCGACCGCTGTCTTGCCCCGCTTGAAGCGGAGGAAGCCGAGCGCCTGAAGCGTGCTCTCGTCGGCCGCCTCGGCCAGGTCGGCCGGCAGCAGGGCGGCCAGCTTCGGGTCCGGCAGCGGACGGCCGTGATGGACCGACCACAAGAGCGCCCTCAGCGCCAGCGTGCGCGCGCTGAAGAGCGTCGGGAAGTACACCGCCGCGTGGCCGAGCCTGAGGCCGAGCTTGGCCAGCGCCTGGCGGTCCGCGCGGCCGAGGCTGCGGAGCGCCTCGGCGAGGTCGCGGCGCGGCAGGGCGCCGAGCGCCTCGGCCACCTGGAACAGGATGCCGCGGACCGCCGGTCCGGTGTCGACCTCGACGGCGCGGTAGAGCACGGCGAGTCGGCGGCGCAGGTAGCCGTCGAGCCAGAGGCCGAGCCGCTTGGCGATGCGCTCCCGCTGGGCCCCGTCGAGCCATTCGCTCGGCAGCGGCTCGGCGCGCGGCGAGAGCGGGCCGCCACCCTTGGCCAGGCGCGCTACCGGCGCGCCGCGCCAGGAGATCTCCCCGCCCGGGCCCAGGGTGAAGGCCTCCGGGGCGTCGTCTTCCAAGCGGCGCAGCTGAAGCGGGATGTGGCTCGCCAGGGCGCGCCGCGCCGCAGTGCGCAGGGCCTTGGCGTCGGCGCCCTCGGCCTCGTCGTCGAGCGCCAGGCGAAAGCCCTGGAGACGCCCGATGAACTCGCCCTCGACCAGGACCTCGCCCGACTTGCGGATCGCGCCGACCAGAGGCTCGCCGCCCTTGAGCCGCCGCACCAGGGCCGCCGTGCGCCGGTCGACGAAGCGCTGGGCCAGGCTCTCGTGCAGGGCGTCGGACAGGCGGTCCTCGATCGCGCGGGTGCGCTCCTGCCAGTGGGCGGCGTCGTCGAACCAGTCGCCGCGGTGGGCGATGTAGGTCCAGGTCCTGATGTGGGCGATGCGCGCGACCAGCGCGTCGATGTCGCCCCCGGTCTGGTCGAGGTGGCGGATCTGGCTGGCGACCCAGTCCTCCGGCAGAATGCCCTCGCCGTCCAGGAGGTGGCGGTAGACCCGGCGCAGCAGCGCGACGTGCTGGTCGGTCAGGGTCTTGCGGAAATCGGGAATCCGGCAGACGTCCCACAGCCGGGCGACCGCTTCCGGGTTGCCGGCCCGGTCCAG includes these proteins:
- a CDS encoding RNA-binding S4 domain-containing protein yields the protein MSEAGLRVDKWLWYARFFKSRSLAAKVCGGGQLRLGGAPVTKAHAQIRVGDVLTFPQGRHIRVVKVLALATRRGPAPEAQALYEDLKPPSAANRLPPDTAPRRASGSGRPTKKDRRALDRLTET
- a CDS encoding helicase-related protein: MSHARDGRITAVLGPTNTGKTHLAIERMLAYRSGMIGFPLRLLARENYDRAVKLKGRAQVALITGEEKIAPPRARYFFCTVESMPLERPVEFLAIDEIQLAGDRERGHVFTDRLLHARGVEETMLLGADTVRVLLQTLIPDLEIITRPRFSELSYAGPRKLTRLPPRSAVVAFSASEVYALAELIRRQRGGTAVVLGALSPRTRNAQVGLFESGEVDHLVATDAIGMGLNLHLDHVAFSRLRKYDGRAPRDLTPAEVGQIAGRAGRHMNDGTFGTTSELGAMAPELVEAVESHSFDSLTQLYWRSRDLDYSSPPALLKSLDRAPPMRILARAPWAEDQQALAVLSRDPEILDRAGNPEAVARLWDVCRIPDFRKTLTDQHVALLRRVYRHLLDGEGILPEDWVASQIRHLDQTGGDIDALVARIAHIRTWTYIAHRGDWFDDAAHWQERTRAIEDRLSDALHESLAQRFVDRRTAALVRRLKGGEPLVGAIRKSGEVLVEGEFIGRLQGFRLALDDEAEGADAKALRTAARRALASHIPLQLRRLEDDAPEAFTLGPGGEISWRGAPVARLAKGGGPLSPRAEPLPSEWLDGAQRERIAKRLGLWLDGYLRRRLAVLYRAVEVDTGPAVRGILFQVAEALGALPRRDLAEALRSLGRADRQALAKLGLRLGHAAVYFPTLFSARTLALRALLWSVHHGRPLPDPKLAALLPADLAEAADESTLQALGFLRFKRGKTAVALRIDAVERLAGEARKLSRQGSFTATTALLRLVGSSEPALACALHALGYRAEQGEAGPSFAPRRTGKDSKKPRRARRRAKARPARGSEDSPFAKLRDLKVTP